The following proteins are co-located in the Maridesulfovibrio sp. genome:
- a CDS encoding DUF1566 domain-containing protein produces MKRYSLLVIASFLFICSTSVWAGNYPIVDSGQQACFNNSRQINCPDKGNDFYGQDAQYKGNQPRYKDNGDGTISDLVTGLMWVKERGPAVTWQQAMDGADDCKVGGYTDWRTPNIKELYSLIDFNGWVQGTEKSSTPFIDTKYFEFKFGDTSKGQRIIDCQDWSSTTYVSTTMDGNPTAFGVNFADGRIKGYGKRNPRGKCSKYIRYVRGNPEYGKNLFVDRKDGTIEDKATGLVWQQVDSSKKLNWEEALSYCENLTYAGRSDWRLPNVKELQSIVDYSRSPVTSNSAAIDSIFKVTDKESYYWSSTTHMDGPKPSHASYIAFGRALGYFAPPRSNNKKWMDVHGAGAQRSDPKSGNPEAFPNGRGPQGDDIRIYNYARCVAGGGVQPYDPPYTKIPAWKGGSPNSFSDRMSPMGGNGQGMGRNQGRNSGMGQGMMQGEMGQGMRQGMMQSEMGQGMGQGRGPGNLQGPPEEAFTACEGKSQEEECTVETPRGKLSGLCMSRGDQIFCVPEGHGPGGMRGRQMQ; encoded by the coding sequence ATGAAAAGGTATTCCCTGCTAGTCATAGCTTCATTCTTATTTATCTGTTCAACATCCGTTTGGGCTGGAAATTATCCAATAGTAGACAGCGGTCAACAAGCCTGTTTCAACAACTCCCGGCAAATCAATTGCCCGGACAAAGGAAATGATTTCTACGGGCAGGATGCGCAATACAAAGGCAACCAGCCTCGTTACAAAGATAACGGAGACGGCACAATCTCCGATCTCGTCACCGGCCTTATGTGGGTCAAGGAACGCGGCCCCGCAGTCACTTGGCAGCAGGCTATGGACGGTGCAGATGACTGCAAAGTTGGCGGATATACTGACTGGCGCACCCCGAACATTAAAGAACTATACTCGCTCATCGACTTCAACGGCTGGGTTCAGGGTACTGAAAAAAGCTCAACCCCATTCATTGATACCAAGTATTTTGAATTCAAATTCGGTGATACATCCAAAGGACAACGCATCATCGATTGTCAGGACTGGTCCTCAACAACATATGTAAGCACAACCATGGATGGGAATCCTACCGCATTCGGAGTCAATTTCGCTGATGGGCGCATCAAAGGTTACGGCAAAAGAAATCCGCGCGGTAAATGTAGCAAATATATCCGCTATGTTCGCGGCAATCCGGAGTACGGAAAGAATCTATTCGTGGACCGCAAAGACGGAACCATTGAAGACAAAGCCACCGGGCTGGTCTGGCAACAGGTCGACAGCAGCAAAAAACTGAATTGGGAAGAAGCCTTGAGTTATTGCGAAAACCTTACTTATGCCGGACGCAGTGACTGGCGGCTGCCCAACGTGAAGGAACTGCAATCCATAGTGGATTACTCACGCAGCCCCGTAACCAGCAATTCAGCAGCCATCGATTCCATCTTCAAGGTAACGGACAAGGAATCCTACTACTGGTCATCCACCACCCACATGGATGGACCTAAACCTTCCCACGCCTCCTATATAGCCTTTGGCCGGGCCTTGGGTTATTTCGCTCCCCCGCGCAGCAACAATAAAAAATGGATGGACGTCCATGGAGCAGGGGCACAACGCAGTGACCCTAAATCAGGTAACCCGGAGGCCTTCCCTAACGGACGCGGTCCGCAAGGCGACGACATTCGCATCTATAATTACGCACGTTGTGTAGCTGGCGGAGGGGTCCAACCATACGACCCGCCCTACACCAAAATCCCCGCTTGGAAAGGCGGATCCCCCAATTCATTCTCTGACAGAATGAGTCCTATGGGCGGCAACGGACAAGGCATGGGGAGAAATCAAGGCCGTAATTCCGGCATGGGCCAAGGCATGATGCAGGGTGAAATGGGACAAGGTATGAGACAAGGCATGATGCAAAGTGAAATGGGACAAGGCATGGGACAGGGACGTGGTCCCGGTAACCTCCAAGGTCCACCCGAAGAAGCTTTCACTGCCTGCGAGGGCAAATCCCAAGAAGAGGAATGTACAGTTGAAACCCCGCGCGGTAAGCTTTCCGGATTATGCATGAGTCGGGGAGATCAAATCTTCTGCGTTCCCGAAGGGCACGGTCCCGGAGGAATGCGCGGCAGACAGATGCAGTAA
- a CDS encoding NAD(P)-dependent oxidoreductase encodes MGKHIIEEASRCLQCKKPLCSKGCPLGTPINKMIELLLDGKMQEAGAMLFENNPLSVVCSLICPHENFCEGHCILGRKSSPVQCSDIENYISRYYLAQFQPQKKEKRKSRIAVVGSGPAGITVAFILALKGYEVTIFESEEKIGGVLQYGIPEFRLPKDILEKLREVLVQLGVKIRPNMLIGPVISIDDLLRDGYKAIFIGTGVWNPRPLRLKGETLGNVHYAINYLKNPDVYDLGKKVAVIGAGNVAMDVARTALRKGAEEVTVLYRRGQEDMSATKYEYDYAKLDGVRFKFYHSPLELSEEGVLCVRTEKETDEDGKTKLVTIEGSEKLEQADSIFIAVSQAPRNNLTGIEIGKTGLVITDEEGRTTRDGVFASGDVVTGARTVAEAVRCSKNSAQAIMDYVEGL; translated from the coding sequence ATGGGAAAACATATCATTGAAGAGGCAAGCCGTTGCCTGCAGTGTAAGAAACCGCTTTGCAGCAAGGGCTGTCCCCTTGGAACACCTATCAATAAAATGATCGAACTCCTGCTGGACGGCAAAATGCAGGAGGCCGGGGCTATGCTTTTTGAGAACAACCCGCTTTCCGTGGTCTGTTCACTCATCTGCCCCCATGAAAATTTCTGTGAAGGGCATTGCATTCTGGGGCGCAAGAGTTCCCCGGTGCAGTGCAGCGATATTGAAAACTATATTTCACGCTATTATCTTGCTCAGTTTCAGCCGCAGAAAAAGGAAAAACGTAAATCACGCATTGCCGTTGTCGGTTCCGGTCCGGCTGGAATCACTGTGGCTTTCATCCTCGCCCTGAAAGGGTATGAGGTTACAATTTTCGAATCCGAGGAAAAGATCGGCGGAGTTTTGCAATACGGTATCCCTGAATTCCGTTTGCCCAAGGATATTCTTGAGAAGCTGCGTGAAGTTCTGGTGCAGCTCGGTGTGAAAATACGTCCCAACATGCTCATCGGTCCGGTTATCAGTATCGACGACCTGCTGCGTGATGGTTACAAGGCTATTTTTATCGGTACCGGGGTCTGGAATCCGCGTCCGCTGCGACTCAAGGGCGAAACCCTTGGCAATGTTCATTATGCTATCAACTATTTGAAGAATCCCGATGTCTACGATCTGGGTAAGAAAGTTGCGGTCATCGGTGCCGGTAATGTGGCTATGGATGTTGCCCGCACAGCCTTGCGTAAAGGCGCAGAGGAAGTGACCGTGCTTTACCGTCGTGGTCAGGAAGATATGTCCGCCACCAAGTATGAGTACGATTACGCCAAACTGGATGGGGTGCGCTTCAAGTTCTACCATTCCCCGCTGGAGCTTTCCGAGGAAGGCGTGCTTTGTGTGCGTACTGAAAAGGAAACCGATGAAGACGGCAAGACCAAGCTGGTTACCATTGAAGGTTCCGAAAAGCTGGAGCAGGCCGATTCTATTTTCATCGCTGTAAGTCAGGCTCCGCGCAATAACCTGACCGGAATAGAAATCGGTAAGACCGGACTGGTCATCACTGATGAAGAAGGCCGCACTACTCGTGACGGCGTGTTCGCTTCAGGGGACGTTGTCACCGGAGCCAGAACCGTTGCTGAAGCCGTGCGTTGTTCCAAGAATTCCGCGCAGGCGATTATGGATTACGTGGAAGGCCTTTAA
- a CDS encoding nitrite reductase — MDNIVAESLTAMPVERKDGTYAMRIPLVQGQCTPGMMKTVMETMAKFGLTSVRVTTGQRLNLEGIPKDKVDEVIASLGTKVDKVPPTVGVCTGAGVCKYGVQDSRGMGKKLLEVIKANGPYPFKIKSGVSGCKMVCAFSNVRDIGLVGTPKGWDVLFGGGAARNVRAGVKIGTQLVDDEALALIEKALDFYKANGRKRERISGLVDRLGEEALLEAVK; from the coding sequence ATGGATAATATTGTCGCTGAATCTCTTACAGCTATGCCCGTTGAACGCAAAGACGGAACTTACGCTATGCGTATTCCTCTGGTTCAGGGGCAGTGTACCCCCGGAATGATGAAAACTGTAATGGAAACCATGGCGAAGTTCGGCCTGACTTCTGTTCGCGTGACCACCGGTCAGCGCTTGAATCTGGAAGGCATTCCCAAGGATAAAGTGGATGAAGTTATTGCCAGCCTTGGAACCAAGGTTGATAAAGTTCCTCCGACTGTTGGTGTTTGCACCGGTGCTGGCGTCTGTAAATACGGTGTTCAGGATAGCCGCGGCATGGGTAAAAAGCTGCTTGAAGTTATCAAAGCAAACGGTCCTTACCCCTTCAAGATCAAAAGCGGTGTTTCCGGCTGTAAAATGGTTTGTGCATTCAGCAATGTGCGCGATATCGGCCTCGTAGGTACCCCCAAAGGCTGGGATGTCCTCTTCGGCGGCGGTGCAGCACGCAATGTTCGCGCAGGCGTAAAAATCGGCACCCAGCTCGTTGATGATGAAGCCCTCGCACTGATTGAAAAGGCTCTTGATTTCTACAAAGCAAACGGCCGCAAGCGCGAACGCATCAGCGGTCTTGTCGACCGTCTCGGTGAAGAAGCCCTGCTTGAAGCCGTGAAATAG
- a CDS encoding DUF3302 domain-containing protein has product MIETDSRILDYIGAGMLIFVFLVLVYGIIFIHDIPYNIAKKRNHPHQDAIHAAGWVSLFTLHAIWPFLWIWAMIHKPDLESDESFVEHKTEPTPTEEAVEPEAKEV; this is encoded by the coding sequence ATGATTGAGACTGATTCCCGAATACTTGATTATATCGGTGCCGGAATGTTGATCTTTGTATTTCTGGTGCTGGTTTACGGCATCATCTTTATTCACGATATCCCATACAATATAGCCAAAAAGCGTAACCATCCCCATCAGGACGCCATCCATGCTGCAGGCTGGGTCAGTCTCTTCACCTTGCACGCAATCTGGCCCTTCCTCTGGATATGGGCCATGATCCATAAACCAGATCTGGAAAGCGATGAATCCTTTGTGGAACATAAAACAGAGCCTACTCCCACGGAAGAAGCAGTCGAACCGGAAGCGAAGGAGGTATAA
- a CDS encoding efflux RND transporter periplasmic adaptor subunit, with protein sequence MDILIELTYAAIVFFAFKVLKIPVTKWTITTAVVGGIFVVGGIFLCMAFYHPYTPEARIYFQTTPIVSQVRGKTIAVHVKPNTPIKAGDKLFSIDPTPFKARVDEVNAQLGFAKRRLAESKELAKHAAGSQYDVEQYQQEVGKLQSELAKALFDLNSTTVVAPTDGWVTQLRLRPGMMAVPLPLRPVMTFVHSEAPMLVAAFKQNPLQNIKPGFKAEVIFPAIPGRAFKGEVTKIQEALAEGQLQPSGDLLSVSTHIPEGRVPVFINVTDNLSAYNLPLGSAAAVSVYSESMEPLALIRQVLLRMVSWRNIICFEAL encoded by the coding sequence GTGGATATACTTATTGAATTAACATACGCGGCTATTGTCTTCTTTGCCTTCAAAGTCCTGAAAATCCCTGTGACCAAATGGACGATAACCACAGCTGTAGTGGGTGGAATATTTGTGGTCGGAGGAATTTTCCTGTGCATGGCCTTTTACCATCCCTACACCCCGGAAGCGAGAATCTACTTCCAGACCACCCCTATTGTTTCGCAAGTTCGGGGCAAAACCATTGCCGTGCATGTAAAGCCGAACACGCCTATCAAAGCCGGGGACAAACTTTTTTCCATAGACCCTACCCCGTTCAAAGCCCGGGTGGATGAAGTTAATGCCCAACTAGGTTTCGCCAAGCGCCGCCTTGCTGAATCCAAAGAACTGGCCAAGCATGCCGCAGGCAGTCAATATGATGTGGAACAATACCAGCAGGAAGTAGGCAAACTGCAATCCGAACTTGCCAAGGCCCTGTTCGACCTGAACAGCACCACAGTGGTAGCCCCCACTGACGGCTGGGTTACCCAACTGCGGCTGCGTCCGGGTATGATGGCCGTGCCTTTGCCTCTACGCCCGGTGATGACTTTTGTTCATTCCGAGGCCCCAATGCTGGTGGCTGCTTTCAAGCAGAACCCCCTCCAGAACATTAAACCCGGCTTCAAGGCTGAGGTCATATTCCCTGCTATCCCGGGCCGCGCCTTCAAAGGCGAGGTAACCAAGATTCAGGAAGCATTAGCTGAAGGCCAGCTCCAACCCTCCGGGGACCTCTTGAGCGTTTCCACCCATATCCCCGAAGGACGGGTTCCGGTTTTTATAAACGTGACGGACAACCTTTCCGCATACAACCTGCCCCTTGGCAGCGCGGCTGCGGTGAGTGTCTACAGTGAAAGCATGGAACCGCTGGCCCTGATCAGGCAGGTGCTGCTGCGTATGGTCAGTTGGCGGAACATCATCTGTTTTGAAGCCCTCTAA
- a CDS encoding TolC family protein: MYSNRQKFLLALVILLILCGCKRNYSHSEASSGTDKTKAATPDKWAASVVDSGTVKDGWIHDFKDPQLDSLVAEAIKNNPDLQASAARVDQANALAKQAGAALLPTVGLGGQLAGTTAGGTSRSQGAGLGISWEADVWGRLGLGKRSAEESAKAVQADYEFGRQSLAAATARNWFLLNEIDVQQDFLESVIGILEKMNDIEERMQKVGKVSMMEVHQVHAHLASAKEALIKSEQSREEAARSLETLIGRYPSSTLKGAEKLEATPPATPVGQPSSILERRPDIIAAEDRVAAAFYAEKGTELLHLPRFTFGAGAGIDALGDAIAGLTAGIFAPLYTGGEIEAEIEQATAIQKEAIANYASVALNAFKEVENALAGEKLLKEREEYLTQATADNKKTFELAQLQYKVGKIDLFELLAHQTRWIGSEMSLLDVRRERLDNRVNLHLALGGTFE; this comes from the coding sequence ATGTATAGCAATAGACAAAAATTCTTGTTGGCACTCGTAATCCTGCTGATTCTCTGCGGATGCAAGCGCAATTACTCCCACTCCGAAGCCTCCTCCGGGACGGACAAAACCAAAGCCGCTACTCCCGATAAATGGGCCGCTTCCGTTGTTGACAGTGGCACGGTCAAGGATGGCTGGATTCATGATTTCAAAGACCCGCAGCTTGATTCACTGGTTGCCGAAGCCATAAAAAACAACCCTGACCTGCAGGCTTCCGCAGCCAGAGTTGACCAAGCCAATGCCCTTGCCAAACAGGCTGGAGCAGCTCTGCTGCCAACTGTCGGACTAGGTGGACAACTGGCCGGGACGACTGCAGGGGGAACCTCCCGATCTCAAGGAGCAGGACTGGGGATTTCGTGGGAGGCTGATGTCTGGGGCAGGCTGGGACTCGGTAAACGTTCTGCCGAAGAATCTGCCAAGGCCGTGCAGGCAGATTATGAATTCGGACGCCAATCACTGGCTGCAGCCACGGCCCGCAACTGGTTCCTGCTCAATGAAATTGATGTTCAACAGGATTTTCTTGAATCCGTGATTGGTATTCTGGAAAAAATGAACGATATTGAGGAGCGCATGCAAAAAGTCGGCAAGGTCTCCATGATGGAAGTGCATCAGGTTCATGCCCATCTGGCCTCTGCTAAAGAAGCACTCATTAAATCTGAACAGTCCCGGGAAGAAGCAGCACGCAGCCTTGAGACCCTCATCGGGCGCTATCCTTCCAGCACACTTAAGGGGGCGGAAAAACTGGAGGCAACCCCTCCTGCTACCCCGGTTGGACAACCTTCATCCATCCTCGAAAGAAGGCCGGATATCATTGCTGCAGAAGATCGCGTGGCAGCGGCCTTTTACGCTGAGAAAGGAACCGAGCTACTGCACCTGCCCAGATTCACCTTCGGGGCCGGGGCCGGAATTGACGCACTGGGGGATGCCATTGCCGGACTGACTGCCGGTATTTTTGCTCCGCTTTATACGGGAGGAGAAATAGAAGCTGAGATAGAACAGGCTACAGCTATACAAAAGGAGGCAATCGCCAACTACGCATCAGTAGCACTGAATGCTTTCAAGGAAGTAGAAAACGCTCTTGCCGGAGAAAAATTGCTTAAGGAACGCGAGGAATATCTGACCCAAGCCACTGCGGACAACAAGAAAACCTTTGAACTTGCCCAGCTCCAATACAAAGTCGGCAAGATAGATTTGTTCGAACTGCTTGCCCACCAGACTCGCTGGATAGGCTCAGAAATGTCCCTGCTGGACGTCCGTCGTGAGCGTCTGGACAATAGGGTTAATCTGCATCTGGCCCTCGGCGGAACTTTTGAATAG
- a CDS encoding transporter substrate-binding domain-containing protein has translation MKQLLTFLLTTLLLTATSASSLAQNIIVPVSDYPPWRIVNNDNDISGINIDLTNALLQKLGLQANYVIRPWKRAQRMMKKGTADLMSGLLKHEDREQDMIFLEPPYKTHSSKAFYVLKDSSTKISSYDDLYKYRIGVTLGTKFFPRFDHDENLRKDMGKDATNNFKKLEIGRIDTLVLTETVGDYLRYKLGYQDKVEKADYVYNKPLAVYFAISKKSPLAHRVPELNAALKTMLESGEVKTIIDRFLAKYQTVQR, from the coding sequence ATGAAGCAACTCCTTACTTTCCTACTGACTACACTACTCTTAACCGCAACTTCAGCTTCAAGCTTAGCGCAGAACATAATTGTTCCTGTCTCAGATTACCCGCCATGGAGAATCGTCAACAACGACAATGATATCAGCGGGATCAATATCGACCTGACAAATGCCCTGCTCCAAAAATTAGGTCTGCAAGCAAACTACGTCATCCGTCCATGGAAACGTGCCCAACGGATGATGAAGAAAGGCACAGCCGACCTTATGAGCGGGCTGCTTAAACATGAGGATCGCGAACAAGACATGATCTTCCTTGAGCCACCATATAAGACACACAGCTCCAAGGCTTTTTATGTCTTAAAAGACAGCTCTACTAAAATTTCATCCTACGACGACCTGTACAAATATAGGATAGGGGTCACCCTAGGCACAAAATTCTTTCCCAGATTTGACCATGATGAAAACCTAAGAAAAGATATGGGGAAAGATGCGACAAACAATTTTAAAAAGCTGGAAATTGGACGCATAGACACACTGGTCCTTACTGAAACAGTCGGTGACTACCTTCGCTATAAACTTGGCTATCAGGACAAGGTGGAAAAAGCTGACTACGTCTACAACAAGCCCCTTGCCGTCTACTTCGCTATTTCTAAAAAATCGCCCTTGGCACATAGGGTTCCGGAACTCAACGCAGCCCTGAAAACGATGTTGGAGTCAGGTGAAGTGAAAACGATCATAGACCGTTTTCTGGCAAAATATCAGACCGTTCAGAGATGA
- a CDS encoding helix-turn-helix transcriptional regulator, with protein MSKKTGGGKPQRYVQPSLLLALKSGPSYGYELIQTISGYGFLRAEAPPGMIYRHLRQMDEEGLVESKWDAEGDGPAKRVYAITPEGLEILEAWIIHMERQRDALDSFIARYREGNKP; from the coding sequence ATGTCTAAAAAGACAGGTGGGGGCAAGCCCCAAAGATATGTTCAGCCATCGCTGTTACTGGCTTTAAAGTCAGGTCCTTCGTATGGTTATGAACTGATCCAGACCATTAGCGGGTATGGTTTTTTGCGCGCGGAAGCGCCTCCCGGAATGATCTATCGTCATCTACGGCAGATGGATGAAGAAGGTCTGGTGGAATCAAAGTGGGATGCTGAGGGTGACGGTCCGGCAAAGCGTGTTTATGCCATCACCCCCGAAGGGCTTGAAATTCTGGAAGCGTGGATAATACATATGGAACGCCAGCGCGATGCACTGGACAGCTTCATTGCCCGCTACAGGGAAGGTAATAAGCCTTAA
- a CDS encoding uridine kinase: MGKLIKEEGEKGRLHIETRLLGESLVGKDCLRNTEADKYFHMHPDVNVLKIGGQSIMDRGANALLPILDELVKAKEEHKILLMTGGGTRARHVYNIGVDLGMPTGVLSKLGDKVSWQNAEMLSVLLAKRGGVKIGHGDHLEQLNMYCQLGYLPITTGIPPYGFFEHPAEVGSIPPHRTDSGAFLLAENIGAKSVIYLKDEKGLYADDPKKAKDRETLKFYDRIHVEELIEMDLDDLIVERAVLTFLKNAKTLKQFQIIDVLRDPECVHAALRGEHVGTIVYKD, encoded by the coding sequence ATGGGTAAGTTGATTAAGGAAGAAGGCGAAAAAGGCCGTCTGCATATAGAAACCAGATTGCTGGGTGAATCTCTTGTCGGTAAGGATTGCCTGCGTAATACCGAGGCTGATAAATATTTCCACATGCATCCCGATGTGAATGTTCTTAAGATTGGTGGCCAGTCCATTATGGACCGTGGAGCAAATGCCCTGCTGCCTATCCTTGATGAACTGGTCAAGGCCAAGGAAGAACATAAGATTCTGCTTATGACCGGGGGCGGTACCCGTGCCCGCCACGTCTACAACATCGGAGTTGATCTGGGCATGCCTACCGGTGTGCTTTCAAAACTGGGCGATAAGGTTTCATGGCAGAACGCTGAAATGCTCTCCGTACTGCTGGCTAAGCGCGGCGGTGTAAAGATCGGTCACGGCGATCACCTTGAGCAGCTGAACATGTATTGCCAGCTCGGTTACCTGCCCATCACAACTGGTATTCCCCCTTACGGATTCTTCGAGCATCCGGCAGAAGTCGGCTCCATTCCGCCGCACCGCACTGACTCCGGTGCGTTCCTGCTGGCGGAAAACATCGGCGCCAAGTCAGTGATTTATCTTAAGGATGAAAAAGGTCTTTACGCGGATGACCCCAAGAAGGCCAAGGATCGTGAAACCTTGAAGTTCTACGATCGTATCCACGTTGAGGAGTTGATTGAGATGGACCTTGATGACCTGATCGTTGAGCGTGCTGTTCTGACCTTCCTCAAGAATGCCAAGACCCTTAAGCAGTTTCAGATTATTGATGTGCTGCGTGATCCGGAATGCGTACATGCTGCATTGCGCGGGGAACACGTCGGAACTATTGTCTATAAAGATTAA
- a CDS encoding putative sulfate/molybdate transporter, with translation MRISFNRMEWAGAVGDLGALLPLAFAMIMVNGLSATGVLLSVGLFYIIGGMYYRVPIAVQPMKVVSAYAIAQSLSPTVITGSGLIIAALMFFLGASGLVKKAAKMIPLPVIRGVQVSTGILLLLKGVSLAAGTSTLQAAQGKVEPFLAVQSFGPVPLSVVFGILFGIVTLVLINSKRYPAGLVVVGCGAVLGGLLGAWHGLVDLNLGFHLPQFMPFGFPTADDFSFALLALVLPQIPMTLGNAVIANRDLSHEYFGTESRRVTDRALCMSMGIANGFAALIGGMPLCHGAGGLAAHYRFGARTCGSNLIIGGLFVLLAIGFGAGSVKVLQLIPMGVLGVLLVFAGVQLVLAMRDMTARSSQAVIAVMLCITLLANLAWAFGAGILLSIIFSRFKVSQ, from the coding sequence GATCTCGGTGCCTTACTGCCATTGGCCTTTGCCATGATTATGGTCAACGGGCTTTCGGCTACCGGGGTGCTGTTATCGGTTGGCCTGTTCTACATAATTGGTGGAATGTACTATCGGGTACCTATTGCAGTGCAGCCGATGAAAGTGGTTTCAGCTTATGCAATTGCCCAGTCTCTTAGTCCTACTGTTATCACCGGGTCCGGGCTTATAATTGCTGCCTTAATGTTTTTTCTCGGTGCCAGCGGTTTGGTTAAGAAAGCTGCAAAGATGATTCCGCTGCCAGTTATCCGCGGGGTTCAGGTTTCAACCGGAATATTACTGTTGCTGAAAGGTGTTTCCCTTGCGGCCGGAACCAGTACATTACAGGCTGCGCAGGGAAAGGTTGAGCCGTTTCTTGCTGTCCAATCTTTCGGACCTGTGCCCCTTAGTGTGGTTTTCGGAATTCTGTTCGGGATCGTCACTTTGGTCTTGATCAACAGCAAGAGGTATCCCGCCGGATTGGTTGTTGTGGGCTGCGGTGCTGTTCTTGGCGGATTGTTGGGGGCATGGCATGGCTTGGTTGATCTTAATTTAGGTTTTCATCTGCCGCAATTCATGCCTTTCGGTTTTCCCACTGCGGATGATTTTTCTTTTGCCCTGCTGGCCTTGGTCTTGCCTCAGATTCCTATGACTTTGGGCAATGCGGTTATAGCCAACCGTGATTTGAGCCATGAATATTTCGGTACGGAAAGCCGGCGGGTCACTGATCGTGCTTTGTGCATGAGTATGGGCATTGCCAATGGTTTTGCCGCGCTTATCGGCGGAATGCCGCTCTGTCACGGAGCAGGGGGGCTGGCAGCCCACTACCGCTTCGGTGCGAGAACCTGCGGTTCCAACCTGATTATCGGGGGGCTATTCGTGCTGCTGGCAATAGGTTTCGGGGCGGGATCAGTAAAGGTCCTACAGCTTATCCCTATGGGCGTGCTTGGAGTCTTGTTGGTGTTTGCCGGTGTTCAACTGGTGCTGGCAATGCGTGATATGACCGCGAGGTCCTCTCAGGCTGTGATTGCAGTCATGCTTTGCATTACTCTTCTCGCGAATCTTGCATGGGCCTTTGGTGCCGGGATTCTGCTAAGTATTATTTTTTCAAGGTTTAAGGTGTCACAATAG